In Arvicanthis niloticus isolate mArvNil1 chromosome 4, mArvNil1.pat.X, whole genome shotgun sequence, a single window of DNA contains:
- the Gpr61 gene encoding G-protein coupled receptor 61: MESSPIPQSSGNSSTLGRALQTPGPSTASGVPELELRDVASESVALFFMLLLDLTAVAGNAAVMAVIAKTPALRKFVFVFHLCLVDLLAALTLMPLAMLSSSALFDHALFGEVACRLYLFLSVCFVSLAILSVSAINVERYYYVVHPMRYEVRMTLGLVASVLVGVWVKALAMASVPVLGRVYWEEGAPSVNHGCSLQWSHSAYCQLFVVVFAVLYFLLPLILIFVVYCSMFRVARVAAMQHGPLPTWMETPRQRSESLSSRSTMVTSSGAHQTTPHRTFGGGKAAVVLLAVGGQFLLCWLPYFSFHLYVALSAQPISTGQVENVVTWIGYFCFTSNPFFYGCLNRQIRGELSKQFVCFFKAAPEEELRLPSREGSIEENFLQFLQGTSENWVSRPVPSPKREPPPAVDFRIPGQIAEETSEFLEQQLTSDIIMSDSYLRPAPSPRLES; encoded by the coding sequence ATGGAGTCCTCACCCATCCCCCAGTCATCAGGAAACTCGTCCACTTTGGGAAGGGCCCTTCAAACGCCAGGTCCCTCTACTGCCAGCGGAGTCCCAGAGTTGGAACTACGGGACGTGGCTTCAGAATCTGTGGCCCTCTTCTTCATGCTCCTGTTAGATCTCACTGCTGTGGCTGGCAATGCTGCGGTGATGGCTGTTATTGCCAAGACGCCCGCCCTCCgaaaatttgtttttgtcttccatctctgtctaGTGGACCTGCTGGCTGCCCTGACCCTCATGCCCCTGGCCAtgctctccagctctgccctctttgACCATGCCCTCTTTGGGGAGGTGGCCTGCCGCCTCTACCTGTTCCTGAGCGTTTGCTTTGTCAGCCTGGCCATCCTTTCGGTGTCTGCTATTAATGTGGAGCGCTACTATTATGTGGTCCACCCCATGCGCTACGAGGTGCGCATGACACTAGGGCTGGTGGCCTCCGTGCTGGTGGGCGTGTGGGTAAAGGCCCTGGCCATGGCTTCTGTGCCAGTGTTGGGAAGGGTCTACTGGGAGGAAGGAGCTCCCAGTGTTAACCACGGCTGTTCTCTCCAATGGAGCCATAGTGCCTACTGCCAGCTTTTCGTGGTGGTCTTTGCTGTTCTTTACTTCTTGCTGCCCTTGATCCTGATCTTTGTGGTCTACTGCAGCATGTTTCGAGTGGCCCGCGTGGCTGCCATGCAACACGGGCCGCTGCCCACGTGGATGGAGACGCCCCGGCAACGCTCTGAGTCTCTCAGTAGCCGCTCTACTATGGTCACCAGCTCCGGGGCTCACCAGACCACCCCACACCGGACGTTTGGGGGTGGGAAGGCAGCAGTGGTCCTCCTTGCTGTAGGGGGACAGTTCTTGCTTTGTTGGTTGCCCTacttctctttccatctttatgtTGCCCTGAGCGCTCAGCCCATTTCAACAGGACAGGTGGAGAACGTGGTGACCTGGATTGGCTACTTTTGCTTCACTTCCAACCCTTTTTTCTACGGATGTCTCAACCGTCAGATCCGGGGCGAGCTTAGCAAACAGTTTGTCTGCTTCTTCAAGGCAGCTCCGGAGGAGGAGCTGAGGCTGCCCAGTCGCGAGGGCTCCATCGAGGAGAACTTTCTGCAGTTCCTCCAGGGGACCTCTGAGAACTGGGTTTCTCGGCCCGTACCAAGCCCTAAGCGGGAGCCACCGCCTGCTGTTGACTTTCGAATCCCAGGCCAGATTGCTGAGGAGACTTCAGAGTTCCTGGAGCAGCAACTCACCAGCGACATCATCATGTCGGACAGCTACCTCCGTCCCGCCCCCTCACCAAGGCTGGAGTCATGA